The Syntrophorhabdaceae bacterium region CCAGGAGTTCTTCAATGCTGCAGTATATTTCGATCTTTTCTCTTGGGACAAGTCTTTCAAGCAGCGACAGGATCTCGCTGCCGGTAATATCCGGGTCTCTCGAATAAAGCAGCAAAAATCGCCTCAACGTGATCTCCTCCGGCTTAAAATGGCATCTTTGTTTTTAGTGTCGTTTTTCATTACGACCGGATATTGCAAGGCGCATACCAAAAAATTGATTTGATGAGGATATTGATTGAAATGTAATGATTATAGTTAGTTAAAAATAAGATAAAGAAAATAGCGGAAATAAAAAACCCGGTTATCTGTCTCTTACGATAGAATAAAGTATCGTTTTGAAAGACTTTATCTTACCAGACAAGACAGAAAGCGGGCAAAGATGAAGATTTCAATGGTTTTTAGTTAAAGAGAGCTTTTTTAAAAGTGCGTACAGGCGTGGGCGGGATAGACCGGATATGCGGCAGGCTTCCTTAATATTGTGACCGGTAATAGACATCAGATTATCAAGATACTGTTTTTCTGCATCTGCAACAGCAGCCTCCCTGAAGTCCTTAAGTTTTGGGAGACCTCCGGCTGCATCCGGAGTCCCTTTGTCGATATCCTGCGTATCGGAATTTTTACTAAGCTCGGATCTTTTTAGTTGAATACGAATTTCAGCCGGAAGGTGTTTGGGGAATAACATAGGCTCATGAAATGCCGCCGAGAGCGCCCTCTCTATTGCATTGACAAATTCCCTCACGTTGCCGGGCCATTCATATGCAGTAAGCGCCTCGAGGAATTCCATCGAGTAGCCCTTTATCCCGATACCGTACCTCTCACAAAGCCTGGTTATGTAATGGATCAATAATTCCTTTATATCTTCGGCGCGTTCCCTTAACGGAGGCAGATCAATAGTCAGGGTGCAGATGCGGAACAGCAGGTCCTCGCGGAATCGCTTTTCCTGAACCATCGTGCGAAGGTCCTTGTTTGTTGCGCATATGAGCCTGAAGTCGCTTTCCGTTTCCCGCTCCGCCCCGACAGGACGGAAGCGATGCTCCTGGAGGACACGAAGAAAATTCTTTTGAAGGGGCATGGGGAGTTCTCCTATCTCGTCGAGGAACAGCGTCCCTCCATGTGCCTGTCTTATGAGGCCGTCCCTTACCTTGTCTGCCCCGGTAAAGGCCCCTTTTTCGTGGCCGAAGAGGATGCTCTCTACGAGGGTTTCGGGCAGGGCGGCGCAATCTACCACAACAAAACTTTTTTGGGAACGGAAACTGTTGTTATGGATTGCCCATGCAAAGAGCTCCTTGCCGGTGCCTGTTTCACCGGTGATAAGGACGTTTGCATCGCCGTTTAAGGCAGCCTGTGTAACGAGGTCAAGGCATGCCCTCATCTGTGGACTGTCACCGACAATACCCTCCAATCTTAATGCCACAGGCTGTTTTACTGACCTTTTCTTATCGCGGTATTCGAGGGCGCGTATAAGCGTGAGCGTCATCTCTTTTATCGAAGAAGGTTTTTCGATGTAGTCCCAGGCGCCGTTTTTTATCGCCAGCTCAGGTCCGTTGGGGTCTTCGAATCCCGTAAGGATGATTATCTCAGGTAAAGATGAGGATTCCCGGATCCTCGGCAATAGTTCCAGGCCGTTTCCATCGGGTAGCCTCACATCGAGGAATACCACGTCGAATGATTCCGTCAGCGCTCTGTCTACCCCGTCTTTGAGGTTAAACGCCTTTGAGGAATCATGCCCTGAACGCATAACCATATCGGATAACATCTCGGAGAAGACTTCGTCGTCATCTATGATAAGAACGCGGGCCATTACCCGTCCTTCCCGATATCCCGTTGTCTGGATTTATCCAGAACATCCTGTACGAGTCTGGCGAAATCATCGTTGCCGATAGGTTTTTGAAAAAAGTCCCGGATGCCTATCTCTTCGATCTTTTCCCTGGGGACAGGTTCATGCGATCCGGAACACATAATGATGGGGACATTGGGCCTTATATGGAGTATCTCTTTCGACAAGTCGAACCCTGTCATATTGGGCATTGTATAGTCGGTGACAACGAGGTCGAATCTATCAGGATCGGCCCGAAAGATCTCCAATGCCTCAATACTATCTGTTTTTCCGACGACGCTATAGCCGAGCCTCTCCAGCCTCTGCCGGCTCATTTCAGTCAACAGATCTTCATCATCAACAACAAGGATCTGCCCTTCTCCTCTTGGTGTGCGGGTGATCTCTTTTCTTTCCAATGCAACATCCGATACGGTCTTCGGGATGATTACATGAAATGAAGAACCTTGCCCCGGTTTGCTGTAAACAGAGATTGCACCGCCATGACTCCTGATAATGCCGTGAACCACAGAAAGACCAAGACCGGTGCCTTCACCGGAGGCCTTTGTGGTAAAAAACGGGTCGAAGATCCTGTCAAGTATTTCAGGTTCCATCCCGCATCCGGTGTCGCTGACAATTAATCGTATGTAAGGACCCGGTTTCAGCTCCGGATGGACGTCATAATCTTCGGAGGTTACAATCTCATCTTTAAGGACTATTTCCAAAACCCCACCTTGATCGTGCATGGCATATGCCGCATTTGAGCATAGATTCAAAACCACCTGGTGGATCTGTGTCTGATCTGCCGATATGATATCCGATTCAGTGAGAATATTGTGTCGAATCTCAATAGTCGAAGGAATTATTGCCCTGATTAAAGGAATAACCTCCATTATTACAAGGCTCATCGAAACCGGCTTTTTCTCCTGCTCACCCCTGCGACTAAAGGTAAGTATCTGTTTCACCAGGTCCCGGCCGCGGTATGCCCCTTTTAATATGAACTCCAGTCTCCGGTGTACGGAGCTATCACCGGGAACATCTTCGAGCACCATCTCTGCAAAACCTATTATCCCTGCAATGATGTTGTTAAAGTCGTGGGCAATGCCTCCAGCCAGGGTGCCGATAGCATCCATCTTCTGCGCGTGACGGAGTTGTTCCTCGAGGTGGTCTCGCTCCTTAGTCTCCTCGATGAGCCTGTTATAGGCCTCCTGCAGTTCCTCGGTACGCTCGATTATCCGCGTCTCCAAATCTTCATGGGCCTTTTTCAGCTCTTTTTCGGCCTTCATGCGTACCATGGCCGTGGCCACCTGGTCCGTCACGGCTTTCATGAGGGACAGATCTTCGTCGCTGAAGGTCTCCCGGTTGCGCGTGCCGAATGAAAGGGTTCCGATGACCTTTTCACCAGGTCCCAGGAGCGGATGGCAGGCGTATGCCTTAACGCCGTACGACTTCACGAGTTCGGTGCGCACATCGGGCGTGGTGGGGATGTGTTCCGCAACGATGCGGCAGGCGTCCCGGGCCGCGCAGCCGCAGACAGCGACGCCGTAGTCGAGCCACTTGATCTTCATCGCTTCTTCATCGGGGATACCTGCATAAGCGTTCAGGTGCAGCCTCCCTGTCTTTTCATCTGCCAGGAAATTAAAGAAGACATGGCAGTTGAGGAACTCCATGGCCTTCAAGGCGAGCGACTCCAGGGCGCCTTGAGGATCAGAGGCCTGCAGGAGCGTGCTGGCTGTCTCGGCCAGAAGGGCGAACCGGCTCAGACTATGGCGGATGATGTTCTCAGCCCGCTTGTGTTCGGTGATGTCGTGAGCAACATGCACGGAACCTATCACTTTTCCCCGGCCATCATACATTGGGGTCGTACTGACCTCGAAATCGCCTCCAAGACGGTCCTCATGTATTTCTACAATATGTTGTCGGCTATCCTCCATAGTTCGGGAATGGGGGCAGAACTCAGGGGGCCCGGACAGGCCATGCACGGCTTCATAGCAGGGAAGCCCGATGCACTCTTCCACTTTTGCCCCCAAACGCCTTGCCATCGCCGCATTAACCCGCAGAACCCGATGCCGGTTGTCGAGGATTGCGACCATGTCCGGCACGCTGGCGAATGTGCGCTCCCATTCTTCTTTGGCCCGGATGAGTTCCTCTTCGGTGCGGGTACGGAGTTGCTCCTGGTCAAGGGCATCCAGGGCGTAGGAGATATCGGCGCTCAGCGATTCGAGCAGGCTAACCTGTTCCGAATCGAAGGCATCGGGCTCAAAGGCGTAAAGCGTGAATGCGCCGATGGCCTTGCCCTGGCGGCGCAAGGGGAATGCTGCCGAGGAGTGGAACCCGTGACGCAGGGCAGGTTCACGCCAGGGTGAAGTGGTAGGATTGGTCGCAAAGTCATTGTTGACCACCGGTTGGTTCTCCCGGATACAAGTGCCGGTCGGGCCCATGCCCAACTTGCCCTCGATTTCCACTTTGATCCTTTTCAGATAGTCAGCTTCCCGGCCACAGGAGGCCACAGGAACCACCTGCTGCCCTTTTACTACCCCGATCCAGACGAGCGAGAATTTCTCCTCTTCCGCGGCAATCCGGCAGGCCTCTGCAAACAATGATCCCTCGTCACGAATTCGGACAATCGCCTCGTTCACCTGGCTGAGAACCTGGTAGAGCCGGGTCAGATTGGTAATCCTATTTTCATGGCGCTTTCGCTCGGTGACCTCGTCGGCAAGCCTGGCGTTCCTATCTTCCAGTTCCGAGGTCCGCTGTTTGACCAACTCTTCAAGGTGCTCCCTGTAGCGATGGAGCTCCTCTTCCGCTCGTTTACGATCTGTCACGTCCCGGGCCGCGGCAAATACGCCGATCACGTTTCCCGCATCGTTCCTGTAAACCACGGCATTGTACAGAACCGGCGTGATGTGGCCGTTGTGGTGCCGGATCTCCAAGGCATAATCGCGTACCAGACCCTCACGGAAGACTTGTTCGTAGCCGGCACGGGCTTTGCCTGGTTGGGTGAAATAGTCGGCAAAATCCGTACCTATAAGTTCTCCCCTGCTTCGGCCTGTCACGGCCTCCGTTGCAGCGTTCACGTCTGTGATCTTCCCATCGGAGCCGATTGTCACCAGGGGATCGAGGCTAACTTCGATCAATTTCCTGTTGTACGATATCGCCGTCTGGAGCTCCTCTTCCGCTCGTTTACGGTCGGTAATATCCATACCCATCTCCAGGATCATGGTGGAGCCGTCAGTGTCAGTAAACGGGAAGTCATAAACATTATAGTTGTGGCCATTCGGACCGGTCCATTCCCATCTGTGGGGCTTCATTGTTTTAAGCACCGAGTAGGTCTCGCAGATTTCGCAGGGCTCGGTCCGCCCGAAGAGATACTCGAAACAGCACCGGCCGTGGGACTCGCCAAAAAGCTCGCGGAAGACACGGTTGGCAAAGGGCACGTGGTAGTCAGGCGTAAGCAGCACAACGTATGCCGGCAGTGTCTCCAGCACGTCATAGAACCGCTGCCGTTCAGCTTTCACGGCCTCCTCTGCCTGCTTGCGCTCGGTAATCTCGTCCCCGAGAGCGCGATTGATCTCTTCCAACTCCGCAGTCCTTTCTGCAACACGAATCTCCAGGCTGCCTTTGGCTTTATGCAGCGCCTCCTCTGCCTGCTTGAGCTCCGCCACATCACTGTAGGTGACCACCACGCCTTCTATACGGTTGTCCGATGTCCGGTAGGGCAGGGCAGTGCGAATATACCAGGCCCCGTTGATACAAAGCTCTTTCTTGATGGGTGTGAGGTTATCAAGGATCGCCTGGGCATCGGCGATGAGATCCGGGCCAAGGTGTTCCTGGGACATGTCGGTAATCGGCCGCCCCACATCAGCAGGGATCAGTTTGATGAGCCTCGACATGGCGGGGGTGAAACGCTTCACCCGTAGCCGGTGATCCAGAAAGATCGTGGGGATGCTGGTACTTGCGAGGAAGTTGTTCAGGTCGTTGTTCGTTTCTTCTTGCTCCTCGATTTTCATCTGAAGTTGGGTATTTACGGTGATCAGCTCTTCGTTTAAAGACTGGAGTTCTTCCCGGGAGGTCTCAAGCTCTTCGTTGGCCGCCTGGAGTTCCTCATTTGAGGACTGGAGTTCTTCGTTCAGGCTTTTAAGCTGCTCAATGTGGCTCTGGAGGTCGTCCCGCGTTGCCGAAAGTTCCTTTTCGAGCTGATACACCGCCGTCCCCTCAATAACAGCGGCTTCTGAAACGATGGCCTCCGTTTGTTCGGAAAGGCCGCCCTTCTCCTGAAATATAATGGTAAAGAAATTTTCCCCTAATTTTGAGATGCGGATGGCGACTTGTCTTTTTCGTTCATCGTCGCCGTTGATGCTTGTCCGGATAGAAACCGGCCTTGCCTCCTGAGCCGCCCGATAAAGCGCACTCCGGATCCTGTTTCGCATGTTTTTGGGGATGAGTTCCAGAAAATTCCGGGTGGGCACCCCTCGGGGTTGACGGAGGTATCTGTTCGTGGGACCATTGTGGTAGATTATGTCGTAGCTCTGGTTGATCGCTACCGCCGCAGGTGCGTATTCCTCCAGTAAGGCTTCCTGGATGAACTGGGTAACTGACGGTTGAGACTCGGCGGCCGACGCCTGCTTTGACAGGATCAAAGCGGTGTGCTCGGCAGCAAAGGGCATTGTGAGAGGAAGCCTTGCGGATGGTTTCTTTTCGACCTTCCGATAGAGGCGACATTTCTTATGTCCGATAGAGGTAAAGAGGTCATTCTTCCTGCCGGATGACTCAGCGTTTCCGAGAAAGAGATACCTTCCTTCTTTAAGGGCATAATGAAAGAGGGTGATACATTTTTCCTGGGCATCAGGTTCAAGGTAAATCAGGAGGTTGCGGCAGATGATAAGATCCAGTCTGGAAAAGGGAGGGTCAAAAAGAAGGTCCTGCCTGGCCAATACTACGTACTGTCGGATCTCTTTGTTGATGGTGACGGAAAGATCGTCTTCGGAGTAAGTAAAAAACTTCTCTGTGTAACCCGGTGGAAGATCAGCGATCGTGCTTGCCGGGTATGTAGCTTCCCGTGCCTGTTCGAGGGCTTTGTCATTAACGTCCGTGGCGAAAACCTGTATCTCCTTCTTTCTGCCGGCGAGGTCAAGTTCGTGCCGCAGCTGCATGGCGATGGAGTATGCCTCCTCTCCCGTTGCGCACGCCGGGGTCCAGACGCGGATGGGAGCATCGTCGTCTTCAGCGGCAAGCTTCCTTGTCACTTCTATATGGAGGTCCTTCCACGCCAGCCGGTCCCGGAAAAAGGAGGTGACCCCGATCATGAGGTCGGCGGCAAGTTGAGCCACCTCGGAATCATTGTGCGTCACAAGCTCCAGGTAGTCATGGGCGGACGAAATCCCCTGGAGGTACATCCGCCGCCTGATCCTTCGGGCCACGACGTTCTTCTTGTAATGGTGAAAATGGTATCCGGTCTTCTCATAGATGAGCTGATAGATAAACTCGAACTGGGGTGTGGTGATGAGACCATCTGTGGGGGTGGTGACCATACCGGAGCCATGGAATTTTAGTATTTCCCGGGCGATGTCTTCCGGAGAAAGCACTCCGTCCACGTGGCCTGTATTAATTGCCGCAAGGGGCATTCCAGGGAATTCGGCTGTGACGGGATCCTGGACAAAGATAGTGCCGCCCGCAGATCTTACCGCTTCGACTCCGCGGGCTCCGTCCGTTCCCGCGCCGGAGAATACGACCGCGATGGCCCGGTTGGAGGCATCCCCGGCAAGAGAGAGGAAAAACTCATCGACGGGGAGGTGGATATGTGCGTCAGAACGGGGAGTAATGCGGAAGGTCCCTTTTTGAATTCTCACCTCTTTTGCCGGAGGACAGAGGTAGAGTTGCCCGGGGAGGCATACCAGTCCATCGGATATTTCGTTGATCTCCATGTCCGGCCTGCGTGAGCGGAGCAGTTCGGGCAGGAGGCTCTCATGCTTTGGTGTAAGGTGCTGCACAAAGACAACGGCAAAATCGAATTCCTCCGGAAGTACCGACAAAAAACGCACGAGAGTCTTGAGGCCCCCTGCTGAAGCCCCTATACCAACGATGGAGACGATTTTATCCGGTTCATCTTTCCCTGGTTTCGTCTTTGGTTGCATATGTCCTCCCGGCAATCCCATTTCTAAACATTTCGCAGAAACGGTTCAATCTGTTGAGTGGGAGATGTTGATTGAATATAAAAAAATAGGTTCCCGGATCG contains the following coding sequences:
- a CDS encoding sigma-54 dependent transcriptional regulator, producing MARVLIIDDDEVFSEMLSDMVMRSGHDSSKAFNLKDGVDRALTESFDVVFLDVRLPDGNGLELLPRIRESSSLPEIIILTGFEDPNGPELAIKNGAWDYIEKPSSIKEMTLTLIRALEYRDKKRSVKQPVALRLEGIVGDSPQMRACLDLVTQAALNGDANVLITGETGTGKELFAWAIHNNSFRSQKSFVVVDCAALPETLVESILFGHEKGAFTGADKVRDGLIRQAHGGTLFLDEIGELPMPLQKNFLRVLQEHRFRPVGAERETESDFRLICATNKDLRTMVQEKRFREDLLFRICTLTIDLPPLRERAEDIKELLIHYITRLCERYGIGIKGYSMEFLEALTAYEWPGNVREFVNAIERALSAAFHEPMLFPKHLPAEIRIQLKRSELSKNSDTQDIDKGTPDAAGGLPKLKDFREAAVADAEKQYLDNLMSITGHNIKEACRISGLSRPRLYALLKKLSLTKNH
- a CDS encoding chemotaxis protein CheB; the protein is MQPKTKPGKDEPDKIVSIVGIGASAGGLKTLVRFLSVLPEEFDFAVVFVQHLTPKHESLLPELLRSRRPDMEINEISDGLVCLPGQLYLCPPAKEVRIQKGTFRITPRSDAHIHLPVDEFFLSLAGDASNRAIAVVFSGAGTDGARGVEAVRSAGGTIFVQDPVTAEFPGMPLAAINTGHVDGVLSPEDIAREILKFHGSGMVTTPTDGLITTPQFEFIYQLIYEKTGYHFHHYKKNVVARRIRRRMYLQGISSAHDYLELVTHNDSEVAQLAADLMIGVTSFFRDRLAWKDLHIEVTRKLAAEDDDAPIRVWTPACATGEEAYSIAMQLRHELDLAGRKKEIQVFATDVNDKALEQAREATYPASTIADLPPGYTEKFFTYSEDDLSVTINKEIRQYVVLARQDLLFDPPFSRLDLIICRNLLIYLEPDAQEKCITLFHYALKEGRYLFLGNAESSGRKNDLFTSIGHKKCRLYRKVEKKPSARLPLTMPFAAEHTALILSKQASAAESQPSVTQFIQEALLEEYAPAAVAINQSYDIIYHNGPTNRYLRQPRGVPTRNFLELIPKNMRNRIRSALYRAAQEARPVSIRTSINGDDERKRQVAIRISKLGENFFTIIFQEKGGLSEQTEAIVSEAAVIEGTAVYQLEKELSATRDDLQSHIEQLKSLNEELQSSNEELQAANEELETSREELQSLNEELITVNTQLQMKIEEQEETNNDLNNFLASTSIPTIFLDHRLRVKRFTPAMSRLIKLIPADVGRPITDMSQEHLGPDLIADAQAILDNLTPIKKELCINGAWYIRTALPYRTSDNRIEGVVVTYSDVAELKQAEEALHKAKGSLEIRVAERTAELEEINRALGDEITERKQAEEAVKAERQRFYDVLETLPAYVVLLTPDYHVPFANRVFRELFGESHGRCCFEYLFGRTEPCEICETYSVLKTMKPHRWEWTGPNGHNYNVYDFPFTDTDGSTMILEMGMDITDRKRAEEELQTAISYNRKLIEVSLDPLVTIGSDGKITDVNAATEAVTGRSRGELIGTDFADYFTQPGKARAGYEQVFREGLVRDYALEIRHHNGHITPVLYNAVVYRNDAGNVIGVFAAARDVTDRKRAEEELHRYREHLEELVKQRTSELEDRNARLADEVTERKRHENRITNLTRLYQVLSQVNEAIVRIRDEGSLFAEACRIAAEEEKFSLVWIGVVKGQQVVPVASCGREADYLKRIKVEIEGKLGMGPTGTCIRENQPVVNNDFATNPTTSPWREPALRHGFHSSAAFPLRRQGKAIGAFTLYAFEPDAFDSEQVSLLESLSADISYALDALDQEQLRTRTEEELIRAKEEWERTFASVPDMVAILDNRHRVLRVNAAMARRLGAKVEECIGLPCYEAVHGLSGPPEFCPHSRTMEDSRQHIVEIHEDRLGGDFEVSTTPMYDGRGKVIGSVHVAHDITEHKRAENIIRHSLSRFALLAETASTLLQASDPQGALESLALKAMEFLNCHVFFNFLADEKTGRLHLNAYAGIPDEEAMKIKWLDYGVAVCGCAARDACRIVAEHIPTTPDVRTELVKSYGVKAYACHPLLGPGEKVIGTLSFGTRNRETFSDEDLSLMKAVTDQVATAMVRMKAEKELKKAHEDLETRIIERTEELQEAYNRLIEETKERDHLEEQLRHAQKMDAIGTLAGGIAHDFNNIIAGIIGFAEMVLEDVPGDSSVHRRLEFILKGAYRGRDLVKQILTFSRRGEQEKKPVSMSLVIMEVIPLIRAIIPSTIEIRHNILTESDIISADQTQIHQVVLNLCSNAAYAMHDQGGVLEIVLKDEIVTSEDYDVHPELKPGPYIRLIVSDTGCGMEPEILDRIFDPFFTTKASGEGTGLGLSVVHGIIRSHGGAISVYSKPGQGSSFHVIIPKTVSDVALERKEITRTPRGEGQILVVDDEDLLTEMSRQRLERLGYSVVGKTDSIEALEIFRADPDRFDLVVTDYTMPNMTGFDLSKEILHIRPNVPIIMCSGSHEPVPREKIEEIGIRDFFQKPIGNDDFARLVQDVLDKSRQRDIGKDG